The window aagagaagactgagaggggacatgttaacagttttcaaatacttaaaaaggttgttacaaggaggaaggagaagaaattattcttcttaacctctgatggTAGGACAAGAAACAGTGggtttaaatttcagcaagggaggtttaggttggacgttagaaaaaaattcctaatggtcagggtggttaagccctggaataaactgcctggtgggttctggaatctccatcgttggagatttttcagagcaggttaggcaaacacctgtcagggatgttcttgGTGGTGCTTGCTCCTGCTACGagctcagggagctggacttgatgacatctcaaggtcccttcgaattctgtgattctatcatGGCCTGGGTGATGCTTTTTCTTAAGATGGCTGGTGCTGGTGGCTGGGGGTGGCTCTGTCTTTTGCCTtcttcctctgcctgcacagtTCTCAGCTCTAGGATACCACTGCTTCGGTAGGCCACGCAGCTGGctcccctgccctgggtctgagctGTATTGCGGCAAGGGAGCAAGATAAAATCTCCACTGTGTTTGGGTGAGGGCAGAAAAGGGGTAGCAGCAGCCAGAGGCAGAAGGAACAAATTGCATGAAAAAGAGGGGAAATGTTTGAGTATTCCAATCATGGATTTAGGGAAACCTAATTTAGGCTCCTCCCtgtgaaagggaaaggaaaagtgaAGTGCTTCAGGAAGATcaatattttcagaatgaaatggttcaatttttttgtttcaaaaggaCATTTGGCTTCagaattttatttcatattttacagGATTGTGTCTTTTATGTTATGTGGCACACAAGCAGAGAAGttagagaaaacataaaatactcttgctggaagttcacaaTGTCTCTCTAATTTGTTTCTCAGGAGCCAGAACAATAACATGTAAGAACccaaaaatcagagagagagaatgtaggCTGCTGACtataacagagaggcacaactcactgGGTACCTGCTGACTGACTGCTGCTACGCCCTGATTGCGTGCTGCCCTACTGAGCTCTCTAACATGGAAGCAGGTCCAGGAACCATGCCCCAAATTTAAACTCACAATTTCAACACAATCACAAATACACCAGAGCattaacattttctgttttacgAGGTCTCTCCTTGTTTTGGAACACTGGTTTCGAAACATGCCATGGGGAATTTGAATCAAATTTCAGCTACTAATTTGCACGTGTGTGGAATCACCATTAATGTGTTTTCTATGTTGTTGGTTCCTTTAGGAAACTGGCAAAACCAGGAGCACTGGGAAAACCtgtttccctgcccctccccccatgcacatttgctgcccactggtgctgcctgagcagtagcattgtgacatcagagataacCCACCACTCAGcgctccctgcctccagctccttgtcacacctggggagaatgactagccccctggctgccatggcaacagctaCCTTTGACAACTGCTTATCCCCTTATGACCAGAACATcatcacagaaaggaagtttgtaatgaaacaggacCAGATTTGGGTAAGCAGGACAGCCTCCTGCTGTGCTCATTTGGGTTTGTACTGTAGTACGGTACAGTGTTTCTTCTCAAAGGACAATTGTTTGCTACTTTACTTAGTAAGGGCtcactgaaaataaaatgcaaaattccAGCTCTTTTTCTTGGATGTTGTTTATCTGCTTCTTACAAATTGATGATTATAGCTTAGAATTTTCACTGAAACTGAAGTTGCATAAAATGAGGAgttttttaatacagtttaatttaCTTACTTTCTATACTGTGATCAACACAGCATTGAGTGGTGAAACAGGGATTTTCACAGagataagaatggcaataaaatatatactgaaaacaacaCTTGAGTAAGAGCTTCATTGTTTAAATagcacatatataaaatattttctttctattaaaaacaaacaaacaaacaaaaaccccttcATTTAACGTTACTTAAGTTGGCTTTCATCAATAACTGAAACCATACATAATTAAGAAATACAAAgtcaaggttttaaaaaggattaaaaggttaCAAACTTTAGCATGCTCAGGTTAGCAAATATCCAAATAAATGTTGCCCTGGCACCCTTAATTTAGTCCTCTTGTGCTTTTGCATGATGATACAGACTTTAATTGCATGATcccatattatttttttttccctctggacCTCTTCCTTATTCAGTACACAGGATTTTTGGCTCTGGGGCTGTGTATTGAAGGAGTCTGTTGTCTGTagaatccctgcctcatttactgCAGAGTTAATGTTGCATGGGCAATgctcattctggtatttcctaacctGAGTTTGCAGCTTTTTGGTTCTTtgtgcatttcctaatttttatggCTTACTTTACTGACAAGACCAACCTTTAtcacaaagggttttttttttggtgtgtgcatGATGTATCCATGATTTATCTGTCCAGTATCAACAGTGTGTGCTTTACAAGGCAGAAAAGGTAAGGACACTCCCTAATTCAAAGACCCTCTGGTCGAAGGAAGactgaaaaatacaaagaaagcagGGTATATAAGAACtagcaatttctttttcttttgatgaATAATCATTAGTATTATTAAAGAAAGTGTGGTGCATTGGGGAACTTGCGTGGTGAGGATGTTCCATGCAGAGGAAGCAATTTGAAAACACACAGGGAATGGAATGGGAGAAAGAAACACATGGTATTGATGCTAGCTGGTAAAGCAGAAAGTGAGGGAGATAATGTAGAAAAGACCTAGATTTTTGATTATGGCCTGTCTCTGTAAATAGCCCTGTACTGGGGTGGTTTGGCATTTTAAGGAGTGGAGGCCTGAGCTCAGCCAACCCTAGCAGCTAAGGAGGCCCACCTGAATCTGGATTAGTGGATTCTCTTACTGATCAGCAGGAAGCACAAGAGAAAGTGTCTGAGAGAgttgcaggagctgcagagaaaggaaggagcagcAAGGAAGGCTAGAGACAGAGAGTTTGGCAATAACCTTGGAGGAAAGACCCCGAGAGCAGAGACTAAGGCCAGCAGTAAAATTGTCTTATGCTgttatgctcctttttatttgttGTCTCTTGGAAATAGGTTGAGCAGACAGCacgtgtgaaaaattgggacaggggtgaGGAGTAATAGGAGCtcttagaaaaaaaaaccccaagaatcgggactgtccctataaaatccggacatctggtcaccctacttggaaaataaataaaacctggcTGGAAGGGCTGGCGAGACCGATCTGTTGTAAGTGCAGCTGTGGagcctggaggagggagagatggatggcAGAGTTCTGCAGGACCACTCAGGCCACCAGGGGGTGCTTGGGAGGAGGTCAtgagcaggggaggagtggggtttGGGAGGAGACTGCTCTACAACAGGGCTAAATGGGAACCCTGAATTAGTGCACCCACCAGCTTTCCTGATGTTTCAAGTTCTAGACTCCAAACTGGTCGGAAGGTGACTGTTCAGAACCATCCATAAGACACATTTAATTGGGCTGCGAAGTTTCACAGACACAAGGTCATGTTCCCAGAgttcaaataaattggaaaaCCAACATTGTACATTGCAAATGGCACCCTGGGCCAGCAAAGAGAATGGAACATGGCAGGTAccactgtgggagcagggatgctgCATGCTGGGGACCAAGTCATGCTCTCCGCCACACAGTTACAGCCCCTTGGGAATCAGTGATGAGAATGAtgggtctaagttagctgttacaactcaaggaAGTGAtctcggagtcattgtggacagttctctgaaaacatccactcaatgtgaagtggcagtcaaaaaagagaacagactggtgggaataattaaaaaacaggacagaaaatatcttgcctctatattaatccatggtacgcccacatcttgaatactgtgtgcagatgtggtcgccgcatctcaaaaaagatatattggaattggaaaagattcagaaaaaggcaacaaaaatgattaagggtatggaacggcttccatgtgaggagagattaataagactggagcttttcagcttgaaaaagagatgactaagggggggaatggttgaggtctatacaatcatgactggtgtagagaaagtagttaaggaagtgttgtttactacttctaataacacaagaacttggggtcaccaaatgaaatgaataggcagcaggtttaacacaaataaaaggaagtatttcttcacacaatgcacagtcaacctgtggaactccttgccagaagatattgtgaaagccaagactattacagggttcaaaaaagaactagatacactcatggaggattggtccatcattGGTGCagattagccaggctgggcagggatggtgtcccttgtctctgtttgccagaagctgggaatgatcAACAAAggacggatcacttgatcattaccttttctgttcattccctctgggcacctggcactggctactgttggaagacaggacactgggctagatggacctttggtctgacccactatgtccattcttatgttcttatgtaatgatGTTAAACCTACTCAGGGCCATTACACCAGCACAGTATAGCCACAAAATAGTGCAGTCTGGCCACACCCTGTCACAACTGGGCCCTGATTTTCTTCAAATGCTTTCACGTCTATCCACAGCTTTATTCCATAGCTTGTCTCTCTTCCTTTTAATGCTCATTTCTGAATCAGCTAGTGGATCATTTTCAAAGCATCTGGCCTATGGAATCCTTCATGTCTCAATCCAGAGTTTAGGATATTTGCCacagaggaggaaaggaaggggcagGTCTTTGGGAATTGATATGAAACAAATTTCTTATTAATTCAACTCCCCTCCCTTCTATCTCCTTTTCATGCAAAAATGCCCTGTGCTATGAATGTCAGGTTTAGTATCTACTAGAAAGGAAACACACATACCACACCAAAAGCGTTCTGATGGCTCGGTTATAAGAATGTTCTTATTGATAATGATAACCATTTTCTACATCTGTCTGAGCCACATCACTGGACTCTTATTGAGGGGTGACATCTTATTCCTGCAGTAGTGAATGGGACAGCTCATGTGGATCAGCATTCACCAACATAAGTAAGATATTTGCAATATATCTAAAGCACATATATGGCTCCAGCTACTGCAACAATTGAGTATCTCACAACCTTCTCATGACTGTGTCCTCAGAACACCTCTGTGAAATAAGGACgtgctattagccccattttacagaatttCAAATGGGGGGCGGCTAAgttacttgtccaaggtcacacagcaaatctgtggcagagatagGAATTTAACTCAACTTCTAAATTCCAGGCTAGCACCCAGACTGCCGGCCCTTCCTTCCTGTTTGACCTTTTGCTCTCAGTATTGATCAAAGTATTTGTTCACCTGCTGCAACACTAGAAATGCTCTTGGGTATAAACATAATGATGATAATCAAATATATTGGGAATATGTAAATACCAGCATCTGAAGACATACTTTGAACGTCAGTTGTAATGGGCATAGTTAGCACACAAGTATAGTTTTGTGTCTGTAGAATGAAACTTTATGCTCCTTAACCCTTTTTCTGCCGTTCTTTGGGAACTCTCTTTTCTTGCAGCTAGTGAGACTGAGAGAGCCTTGCATTGTATTGGAGCATCTTGGCAAGACCCCCAGTTCCTGGCTCAGGATGGGAGGAGATATAAGCAGAGATGACTCTTCCCAACAAGGAAGAGTTAAGTAGTGCATCAAATTCTATGCCttgatctgaagtcaatggaaagctgtCATTGAGTTCAGCACCTTTGGCTCAGGCTCTTATGCCATCGTTAAGCCAGTGAAATCTAtaaagttattccagatttatacgTGTCTTGTTAAGCCCAGGCTTTCGTTCAGTGTCTCCACTTCCACACTGCTATGGGATGTGCGAATAGCTGCTGAAAGAAATGTCATATTCTGAACAGAGAAAACAGGGTTATTGTTCTGTATCATTATAGGTCAGAGATCAAGATGTGTTGGGAAGACATAAAGAGACTCAGattcctggatttttttaaagtgacttaaaCATGCTGAAAGGAACAATACCTTCATCTAGTTGAACTTACTTCATAACACAGGCACAAGTCCCTCACCCCTTAATTTATCCATCGAGCCCATGAATTCTCTTTGAGCTATAGTATATGATATAGAAAGATATATCGCCTTGATTTTAAGACATTACGTGATGGAACATCTGCCACAATAATAAGTAATTTCttccaataattaattacccTCAGGAAGAAAAGGTGCACCTCATATCTTGACTGAGTTTatttagcttccagccactgaattTTATGCCTCTGTCTGCAGAATTGAAGATCCTTACCCGATTGGAAATCTTTGTCCCACACAGGCACATATATAGGATGCTTAAGGCACTTCTTGACCTTCCCTTGGATAAactaagtaataaaaataagatgTATCAGTAGAACTCCTTATTTGCAGGGCCAGATCTTCATTTGCTGTCATTTgtgtagctcctttgacttcaagtGACTTCAATGAAAGTATATAACAACCTAGGGTCTGGAACTCAGTTCCTAAAACACAAGCCAATGTTTGAGGTGTATAAGAAGAATTTCAGCTGTCAGcagtagagctgtgcagaggacagtgattgccaggggatgttgtgaggccaaaagtataactgggtttttaaaagaattagataagttcttggaggatcggtccatcaatagctattagccaggatggtcagggatgcaatcccatgctatagatgtccctaaacttctgactgacagaagctgggagtggatgacaggggatggatcactggataattgccctgttctgttcattctctctgaatcATCTGACATTGGCCATTGTGGAAGACAGGTCACTtggcttgatggaccattggtctgacgccGTATGACTAGTCTTATGGTTTTAAGTGATGGGCTGGGTGATGCTTTCTGTTAAGATGGCTGGTGCTGGAGCTGGGTGTGGCTCTGTTCTTTGCCCCCTTCCTGTGCTTGCACAGCTCTAGGATTCCGCTGCTTCTGTAGGACATGCAGGAGGCTCCCCAGCCTTTAAAATtgctctgtcccctgccctggctctgagctGTGTTTTGGGCTCAGATAAAACCAAACGGTGTATGGGTGAGGGCAGAAaggggctggcagcagacagaGGCAGAAGGGAACAAATTACATGAAAAAGAGGGAAATGTTTGACTGGGTGTCATGGGTCTGAAAGGCAGCGGGCCTAGGGGTTAGGCTGGGATTCCACAGATTAGTTCAATCTCTCCATTTCCTGAGGGGAGCTCTGCTGCGTCATACGTATGAAATCAAAAAATCTTAGCAGGAGCCTGGCAGGTGGTTAAAACTTGCCCGTAGTTCAATGTTCTCACTTTTACAGTCGTGACTGGAGGtgcaaactgagaccagagccCCGTTGTGCTGAACACACAGCCACACCACAGTGACTCACTAGCTCTctgaggacatgtctacactgcagtgtaaacccTGGGCTAGTAGAACTCACATTTGCAGAGCCTGAGTTTGTTAACCTCGGGTTTGAgaatctacactcatttgtaactccAGGTTAGGGATTGTTGTACCCTGGATCCCAaactggggctccagcatctacacgGCATTATGTGATCCCCATTTCAAACACCCAGATCCCAGAGTTCCTGGCACACTTCCAAAATGTGACCACTCTAGCTCTTTGttcgtggtgcagtgtgggaacaCTTtattgtccagaggacaaagaaactCAGCCTTTGGGATATTTTTGGCTGAATCCCAGAGCAGGAGTCCAgaggggctgtgtctacactgcaaaccaaTAAAAAATGTAAACCCTGGGTTTTAGCTTTACTCAGGCTTAGACCTTCTATCACTGTGGGGTCCTCGGACCCAGGCTTTGAGCCCTTGGTTAGTGTAATTTATGTGGAGATGGAAGGGTGCTTGAGTTGACTTGAGCATGAGTTCAaatcctgggcttacattgcagtgtggacataccctgagGTGACTGGTGCTTTAGGTATTCACTGTTGTAATTCGCCATGCCCAAAAGTTTCAGAAATGGCCAGTGATTTTGGTGCCCAACTTCAGTCCCCTCGATCCCTCATTTCCAGAAATAAAAGATCCatcactccagctgaagtcaaggggagctgcaAGTACTCAGCACTTAGGAAAATAGGGCCCAAGGTCTTTTACATTGAGATCTCAATAACTGTGGCATTCACCAACAATGACTATCCTTGAAAATGTGTCTGTATGTGTTTGTGAGTTTAGGAGTTGCAATTAAAGACCAGGTAATTTAGGTGACCAAAGAgttatgtgcatgtgtgtggggtgAGGGCGGGGGAGATTTTTGGTGTGAGTACTGACAAAATATTATATCTGAGTGAGCATTCATGACATTCTCCCTTTCAACAGACAAAGTTTTCAACATAATTACATGGACACAAGTGTCTCCAGGAAAACAGATGAGTTGGGCTGTGGATCTGACTGAAGCAAAATcacaaaatttatttgaaaaaatgtcTGTCAATGTTTTTGGAGTATCAAACCAGCCCTGGTTATTGCTCATGACTCCATGGTTGCAGTGTGAACTTTTCCCTTTTATTCAGTAATTCTAAGCAATATTTGAATCACACTCTTACATCttacactgaaaaatcaatttcaaAGTATTTTACTATCCGTACAGGGGAGCCAAACCATCATTTAATAACTGACATGGCCTTTTTATGCACATAAGGTGTCTACTCAGAAAAGCATCTCAGTCTGAGGCAGCACTTAaatacatgtttaactttaaacatatgGTTACGTCCCACTGAAGCCGAAGGGAGACATACTTAAAGATGTGCTTATGGACTTTCTGAATCAGAGCACATGGCCTAGTTTACACTAAGGGAACAGGTCAATCAAAGCTACATAATTTGAGTTGTGTTAGTAGTGTCACTCAAAtagacgtagcttagatctacttttTGCTGGATCCACACTTCACTGAGTCTACAGAAGAAACTCTTCTGTTGACTCCCCTTACTcatctcattctggtggagtaccagagtcaatgggagagcaatcGGGGTCGATCCAGTGAGTCTTCACTAAACCTGCTAAATTGTCCCCCAGTGGATCGATCGCCACAACATTGATACACCCCATAGTGGAGCCAAACCCTATGTGTGCAGAGCAGCTATTGAAGGATTTGGTTTTCCTATTAAGACACCCTTTGGGGGAAAATGGGCCCTCAATTTTGTCTCTATTGCTCTCCTCAGGGCATCCATCACATCCTTGTTCCTCAAGCTGTAGACGAGGGGGTTCAGCATGGGGATCACCACCGTGTAGAACACGGAGGCCATTTTGTCTGTGTCCAGCATGTAGCTGGTGCTGGGTCGGAAGTACATGAAGAGAATTGTCCCATGGAACATGGAGACGGCCGTCAGGTGGGAGGTGCATGTGGAGAAGGCTTTGCACCTGCCGTCGGTGGAGTGGATCTGCAGCACAGTTGCAATAATTAAGATGTATGAGATGAGGATGGTCCCAATGCTAATCACCTCTATCAGACTGCCAAAGAGGAAAACAAGTAGCTCGTTGACATAGGTGCCAGAAGAGGAGAGCTTTAGAAGTGGGTTCATATCACAGAAAAAATGATTCAGGAGATTGGAGTGGCAGTAGGATAATCTTAGCAAACCGCTTGTGTGTATCACAGAGTTCAGGAAGGCCCATAGATATGAACCAGCTGCCAGCCATAGGCAGTGCTTTGGTGACATGATGACTGTGTACagcagcgggttacagatggcTACGTAACGGTCGTACGCCATTACTGCCAGCAGAAGGCACTCAGAGATGGCAAGCAATATGAAGCTAGAATATTGGATGATGCAAGCTGTGTAGGAAATAGCTTTCCTCTCTGCTAAGAAGCTCATCAGCATCTTGGGAGTGATGACTGTGGAGTAACAGACATCCACGAGGGACAAATTCgtgaggaagaagtacatgggggtgtgaagtcGGGGATCGATCCTGATTAAAACCATCATCCCCAGATTCCACACCAGGGTGATACCATAGATCACTAGGAACACTGCGAAgagggggacctgcagctccagacgatctgtcagtcctgtgagaatgaactcagtcactGCCGTACAATTTCCTCCAGCCATTCATTCAGCCTTGGGTGCTCGCTGCGGGATCAACCATAAAGGAAGGCATTAGTTCTTATGCGAATGGTGTATGCTAATATAAAGAACTGTGGTCATATGCACAGAGACCCTTAGAGTTATGGAATGGAACCTATAACAACTGATGGGAAAACCCAGAACTCCTTCACTTCTtctaagggagaaaaaaaaatcctttatctCTAGGAAAGTACATTATCCTGCTATGTAGTCTGATTTACATTTTGACCCTGATTCGGCTGATATTTTAATTTCACTGATCAGTGTAGACTTAGTATCCATGGACCTCCATTATGCCTGTGAACAATAACATGGGTAGGAGGAAGACACAGAGTGCATCACACTCTCTGGTTATTGGGTGACAGTTTCCAGCACCGAAATTTGCCTTCATGTTTTTAAATCATTGGCAACCAGGCAGTACACAGTATGTACATACATTCATTGAGGAAATAGTTCAAAAATGGAACTTCCAAATGTAtcctttctggacactacagccATGCTGACTAAGTCCTGCAGCTTCTTGTTCTTTGGATGCTGAAAAATTACCACTCATACACTTCTAATGATCAGACTAAAAGTGTGTAGCCAGGGGCGAATATTCGTGAGAAAATTAACAACAGTGAACATATTTTCAGAAACATATATTTATAatgata of the Eretmochelys imbricata isolate rEreImb1 chromosome 6, rEreImb1.hap1, whole genome shotgun sequence genome contains:
- the LOC144265927 gene encoding olfactory receptor-like protein COR4; the encoded protein is MAGGNCTAVTEFILTGLTDRLELQVPLFAVFLVIYGITLVWNLGMMVLIRIDPRLHTPMYFFLTNLSLVDVCYSTVITPKMLMSFLAERKAISYTACIIQYSSFILLAISECLLLAVMAYDRYVAICNPLLYTVIMSPKHCLWLAAGSYLWAFLNSVIHTSGLLRLSYCHSNLLNHFFCDMNPLLKLSSSGTYVNELLVFLFGSLIEVISIGTILISYILIIATVLQIHSTDGRCKAFSTCTSHLTAVSMFHGTILFMYFRPSTSYMLDTDKMASVFYTVVIPMLNPLVYSLRNKDVMDALRRAIETKLRAHFPPKGVLIGKPNPSIAALHT